The proteins below come from a single Drosophila busckii strain San Diego stock center, stock number 13000-0081.31 chromosome X, ASM1175060v1, whole genome shotgun sequence genomic window:
- the LOC108606092 gene encoding uncharacterized protein LOC108606092 isoform X1: MDKDDDDKRIRNHIILAPNEEYKQKVFKFMELSMQRRKKIMLLTQKNTNFTDGLQKQFPTTPIHLLIKVLFNRIEQAPTRLAELSGCTPRPDVVIFDMESLIGELLSRPILQQWDRQTTVRLIARLSAAFSNYSEVLHLCVPTKIVDCIVIMPKDPYPLTATQFRLLYGLYFIRFKVYTSFDEIDEVLREQHERQLRKEKERKFKS; this comes from the exons atggaTAAAGATGATGACGATAAA CGAATACGAAATCATATAATCTTGGCGCCAAATGAAGAATATAAGCAGAAAGTGTTCAAG TTTATGGAGCTATCAATGCAGCGCAGAAAGAAGATAATGCTGCTTACGCAGAAAAACACGAATTTTACCGACGGcctgcaaaaacaatttcccACGACTCCTATACATTTGCTGATTAAAGTCTTGTTCAATCGCATAGAACAAGCTCCGACTCGTCTGGCGGAACTCTCTGGTTGTACTCCGCGTCCAGACGTAGTCATATTTGATATGGAGTCGCTTATAGGAGAGCTCCTCAGTCGTCCTATACTGCAGCAATGGGATAGGCAGACAACTGTGCGTCTCATTGCCAGGCTGTCTGCAGCCTTTTCCAACTACAGTGAAGTATTGCATTTGTGCGTTCCAACAAAGATTGTGGATTGCATTGTTATAATGCCCAAGGATCCGTATCCATTGACTGCAACACAGTTTAGGCTGCTTTATGGACTTTACTTTATCAGATTTAAGGTCTACACCAGCTTTGACGAAATTGATGAAGTGCTACGTGAGCAGCATGAGCGACAGCTGCGCAAGGAGAAGGAAAGAAAGTTCAAGAGTTAG
- the LOC108607151 gene encoding uncharacterized protein LOC108607151 — protein MSDSMSSGKILPRRQAIPVLYTRGTHYEVGFDMGRTFGSMIKNFLIISLPLNETYLPLYCTPKGRQIYNETLESVKCSFPQYVRELEGVADGAEVEFHKLFLLHLEEILPQALKHQPRSKNQPTGCSSIIVNQNHCRILGHTEDALTETLNHYYFVVAHVVNDKPQGKYNVKEEHFMSLCYAGTLPGYTMSHNQHGLVFSINTISAEVLRSAKTPRQFITRALLATSNVDDAFRVLKDCGIGAANACSINMTFLGDPRQMCYNIEMAPHPERKNESFLSIKEIPLGAHNYHTNQFDRINMDQSNDLMIDSSISRMRTFSTYKPPASEQDVRNMLGDDSDGCHCVWRENGSPDEEVKTIAVGIFDLNGKTFSLYSDNPSRTEPHCKLPLLYK, from the exons ATGTCCGACTCCATGTCGTCCGGAAAGATATTGCCACGTCGCCAGGCGATTCCTGTGCTCTATACACGCGGCACTCACTATGAGGTTGGCTTCGATATG GGTCGCACTTTTGGCTCGATGATCAAGAACTTTCTGATCATATCGCTGCCGCTAAACGAGACTTATCTGCCATTGTATTGCACACCCAAAGGCA GGCAAATCTATAATGAGACGCTGGAGTCGGTCAAGTGCAGCTTCCCGCAATATGTGCGCGAATTGGAGGGCGTAGCCGATGGCGCTGAGGTGGAGTTCCATAAG CTGTTTCTGCTACACTTGGAGGAGATACTGCCGCAAGCGCTGAAGCATCAACCACGTAGCAAGAATCAGCCCACAGGCTGCTCTTCCATTATTGTTAACCAAAATCATTGC CGTATCCTGGGCCACACTGAGGATGCACTGACAGAGACCTTAAACCATTATTACTTTGTGGTGGCGCATGTGGTCAATGACAAGCCGCAGGGCAAGTATAATGTCAAGGAGGAGCACTTTATGTCGCTTTGCTATGCGGGCACATTGCCTGGCTACACCATGAGCCACAATCAACATGGTCTGGTGTTTAGCATTAACACAATAAGCGCCGAGGTGCTGCGCAGCGCCAAAACAC CCAGACAATTTATTACACGCGCCCTACTGGCCACAAGCAACGTGGACGATGCCTTTCGAGTGCTCAAGGATTGCGGCATTGGCGCTGCAAATGCATGTTCCATTAACATGACATTCTTGGG TGATCCAAGGCAGATGTGCTATAATATTGAAATGGCGCCCCATCCAGAAAGAAAAAATGAATCTTTTCTTAGTATCAAGGAAATTCCATTGGGTGCACACAATTATCATACTAATCA ATTTGATCGTATCAACATGGATCAATCCAACGACCTTATGATTGACTCGAGCATCTCGCGCATGCGCACCTTTAGCACTTACAAGCCGCCGGCCAGCGAGCAGGATGTGCGTAATATGCTTGGCGATGACTCCGATGGTTGCCACTGTGTTTGGCGTGAGAACGGTTCACCCGATGAGGAGGTCAAGACCATTGCTGTGGGTATTTTTGATCTGAATGGCAAAACCTTTTCGCTTTACTCGGATAACCCCAGTCGAACGGAGCCGCATTGCAAGCTGCCCCTGCTTTACAAGTAG
- the LOC108606062 gene encoding ADP-ribosylation factor-related protein 1 translates to MYTLLHGFYKYLTQKDEYCVVILGLDNAGKTTYLEAAKTKFTKNYKGLNPTKITTTVGLNIGTIDVHGVRLNFWDLGGQQELQSLWDKYYQESHGVIYVIDSNDRERMDESKLIFDKMIKNELLSGVPLLILANKQDLPDVMGVREIKPVFQQAGALIGRRDCLTIPVSALNGEGVDEGIKWLVEAIKRHSVVRPPREND, encoded by the exons atgtatACACTGCTACACggcttttataaatatttgacacAAAAGGATGAATATTGTGTCGTCATACTAGGCTTGGACAATGCGGGCAAAACG ACTTATCTGGAGGCGGCTAAGACAAAGTTTACTAAGAATTACAAAGGACTGAATCCAacgaaaataacaacaacagtgggCCTTAATATAGGCACTATTGATGTGCATGGCGTACGCTTGAATTTCTGGGATTTAGGCGGTCAGCAAGAGCTACAATCGCTATGGGATAAATACTATCAGGAGTCGCATGGCGTCATCTATGTGATAGACTCCAATGATCGTGAACGCATGGATGAGTCCAAGCTCATTTTTG ATAAGATGATTAAGAATGAGCTGCTGTCCGGTGTACCGCTGCTCATCTTGGCCAACAAGCAGGATCTGCCGGATGTCATGGGCGTGCGTGAGATTAAACCCGTATTTCAGCAGGCGGGTGCGCTTATTGGACGACGTGACTGCCTTACAATACCTGTCTCCGCGCTCAATGGCGAGGGTGTTGACGAGGGCATCAAATGGCTTGTGGAAGCTATTAAGCGGCACTCTGTAGTGCGTCCGCCGCGTGAAAATGATTGA
- the LOC108606928 gene encoding WW domain-containing adapter protein with coiled-coil homolog isoform X1: MSRRNNHNHNHNHNHNHSRMAVDLSLLSNHNHSHHNHINHINNHNHSHNNISSSSISSNSHSSSSNSNNINNNSSSNSSSSSSNKSAINLSAMGNYRIDSSKYSSSKREYERDRSSNYRDRDISPGGGSGGGGGGGGGGGGGGGSGAGGPPLNNGNSYRSQSPDIDSPSLRSHDLRERNDHRSGGSGVGNNERYFIQKMRDRDREVFRKDKYADKRDRRGNDREAESYRTNHDRGDRRGGGGGGGGVGAKLCSTRDNDKRSGSDDRERERERDLRDKRDRGADRERDMYKKDKYTDKRDRSDRGERVARYGDWSEHVSSSGKMYYYNCKTEVSQWEKPKEWVDRERNAPRDQHRDKDYREKDRDRERDRDDRFTRSAYKHSNSSRDNSRLRWNYDNDGGPPSHRRRLDGRHNDNADMDISGDSTPTSEASYSMSGTPNAHCLQSGEQPLISVLPRLASHPNSSAVITPLGVHYGTNSSGSGVSAGAGGINVAVNSSSGGGGGGGPVSGATMLPSGLASVPANSTNSSLRNSVVGHIGSTSSTTVPTLVNQEHHLNSNAPGPPGKLLHNASKESSLSMHRQKMHLSMSGLDVSHHHMLGGIVSSNASCNANAAGGSSSNSSSSLNQSMDAANHVYNAVNNVSSLCSLRDSRELNSSHCLPSHAHHNLSPSLNYTKSPIPTIVGHPNNVNASNAYTCTSFGLKSIDSTSATSAAAGSASALNCNNVGAGGSNCISNSVSGLSNVSGISVITSMGSNSLCNSIEGPPTPTQELDLSGTALDHHQQQNVAVAAAMAAAAAAAAAVAAVQASQQQQAAQMQLQRKLEGAATLSTLQSCVGVGSVQAANLRGPEISPKLAKYFRADLIAHVTNWQAEVLERQAQKCCEETHVFGDLNCTRICAELKCARSLVRSTEINATLQEQKIMYMRQQIRRIEESKTQNAFMSDDT; encoded by the exons ATGAGCAGAAGGAACAATCACAACCACAACCATAACCATAACCACAACCACAGCAGGATGGCCGTCGATTTGTCGCTGCTCAGCAATCATAATCATAGTCATCATAATCATATTAACCATATTAATAACCACAATCACAGTCACAAcaacattagcagcagcagcatcagcagcaacagtcacagcagcagcagcaacagcaacaacatcaataataatagtagcagcaacagcagcagtagcagtagcaacaaaagtgcaataaatttatctgCCATGGGGAATTATCGCATTGAT AGCTCAAAGTACAGCAGTTCAAAGCGCGAATATGAACGCGATCGTTCATCGAACTATCGCGATCGTGACATCTCGCCAGGCGGTGgtagcggcggcggcggaggaggaggaggtggtggcggcggcggcggaggcAGCGGCGCGGGAGGACCGCCTTTGAATAACGGCAATAGTTATCGTTCACAATCGCCGGATATCGATTCGCCATCATTGCGATCACACGATTTACGTGAACGCAACGATCAtcgcagcggcggcagcggcgttgGCAACAACGAGCGCTACTTTATACAGAAGATGCGCGATCGGGATCGTGAAGTGTTCAGAAAGGATAAATATGCGG ATAAACGCGATCGACGTGGCAATGATCGTGAGGCGGAATCGTATCGCACGAATCATGACAGGGGGGATCGtcgtggtggtggcggcggtggcggcggcgttggtGCCAAGCTCTGCTCGACGCGCGACAACGACAAACGCAGCGGTTCGGATGATCGtgaacgagagcgagagcgggaCTTGCGTGATAAGCGAGACAGAGGCGCCGATCGTGAACGGGACATGTATAAAAAGGACAAGTATACAG ATAAACGCGATCGCAGCGATCGGGGCGAGCGTGTGGCGCGCTATGGCGACTGGAGCGAGCATGTAAGCTCGTCTG GCAAAATGTATTACTACAACTGCAAAACGGAAGTTTCTCAGTGGGAAAAGCCCAAGGAGTGGGTGGACAGAGAAAG aaatgcGCCGCGTGATCAGCATAGGGATAAGGACTATCGTGAAAAGGATAGAGATCGGGAAAGAGATCGTGACGATCGCTTTACCAGATCGG CTTACAAACATTCCAATTCATCGCGGGACAATTCACGACTGAGATGGAATTATGACAACGATGGCGGTCCACCAAGCCATCGAAGACGTTTGGATG GTCGACATAACGATAATGCTGACATGGACATTAGCGGTGATTCGACCCCCACCTCCGAGGCGAGTTATTCAATGAGCGGCACGCCCAACGCGCACTGTTTGCAGTCGGGCGAGCAACCGCTGATTAGTGTGCTGCCACGCCTGGCCTCACATCCAAATAGCAGCGCAGTGATAACGCCACTGGGCGTACACTATGGCACCAATTCGAGTGGCAGCGGCGTTAGCGCTGGTGCCGGCGGCATTAACGTCGCTGTCAATAGCAgtagtggcggcggcggcggcggcggtccTGTCAGCGGTGCCACCATGCTGCCCAGCGGTTTGGCTTCGGTGCCCGCCAATAGCACGAACAGCAGCCTTAGAAACTCAGTTGTAGGCCACATTGGCTCCACCTCCAGC aCGACGGTACCGACGCTGGTCAATCAGGAGCATCATTTGAACTCGAATGCGCCCGGGCCGCCTGGCAAACTGCTGCATAATGCCAGCAAGGAGTCTTCGTTATCAATGCACCGCCAGAAAATGCACCTGAGTATGAGCGGGCTGGACGTCTCGCATCATCATATGCTGGGCGGCATCGTTAGCAGCAATGCCAGCTGCAATGCGAATGCTgctggtggcagcagcagcaacagcagcagtagcctCAATCAATCCATGGATGCAGCCAATCATGTCTACAATGCGGTCAACAATGTCAGCAGCTTATGCAGTTTAAG AGACAGCCGAGAACTGAACTCATCACACTGCTTACCATCGCATGCGCATCACAATTTGTCGCCATCGCTGAACTACACCAAGAGTCCCATACCCACAATTGTGGGCCATCCCAACAATGTGAATGCCAGCAATGCCTACACCTGCACGTCCTTTGGCCTCAAATCCATCGACTCGACGTCAGCCACATCAGCGGCCGCCGGCTCAGCCTCAGCGCTTAACTGCAACAATGTTGGCGCtggtggcagcaactgcatcAGCAATTCAGTTAGCGGCCTGAGTAATGTCAGCGGCATTAGCGTCATCACCTCAATGGGCAGCAATAGTCTATGTAATTCGATCGAGGGACCGCCGACGCCCACGCAGGAGTTAGATTTAAGTGGCACAGCTTTagatcatcatcagcagcaaaatgtggcagtggcagcggcaatggccgctgctgccgccgccgccgcagccgtGGCTGCTGTTCAAGCctcgcagcaacagcaggcggcgcaaatgcaactgcaacgcaAGC TCGAGGGTGCGGCTACATTAAGCACGTTGCAAAGCTGTGTGGGCGTCGGCTCAGTGCAGGCGGCCAATCTGCGCGGTCCTGAGATATCACCCAAGTTGGCCAAATACTTTCGTGCTGATCTGATTGCGCATGTTACCAACTGGCAGGCGGAAGTATTAGAGCGACAG gCGCAAAAGTGCTGCGAGGAGACGCACGTATTCGGCGACCTCAACTGCACGAGAATATGCGCGGAATTGAAATGTGCGCGTAGCCTAGTGCGCAGTACAGAGATCAACGCCACCTTGCAGGAACAGAA AATCATGTACATGCGCCAGCAAATCCGCCGCATTGAGGAGTCGAAGACTCAGAACGCTTTCATGTCTGACGATACTTAG
- the LOC108605103 gene encoding gustatory receptor 8a, translating to MQRSSSWRSDTVLHYHLRFYQLLGLHAVPLNCSSGHSERLLRLWAGCLLAGFTCMALVCVSSGEVLHKSDHFGHFNDALKFAFAELAVLSIYWETIFHRRHLSRFWQLHTMMGTPAKLGRYLCMFYGTLSFELMLLLMLVYVQQLTRQLFLFWCTFQPFVFLAHLRNTQFVLHLELLRQQLLQLERELALLAEYSNFAQRFDGFECYMRRRLRQQQLNYARIYDMCVCFSSCFSYSVLTVLLMIFIRIAVDCYFMYYTIYNNIDNIDYYLLLPAILEIPAFIFTSQSCMRLVPRIAFQLHNILCSSSSLSLQVNILHLFFAQFKCIFSFSSKTFHCKFCISRCASIVLEL from the exons ATGCAGCGCAGTAGCAGTTGGCGCTCGGACACAGTGCTGCATTATCATTTGCGTTTCTATCAGCTGCTCGGGTTGCACGCAGTGCCGCTGAATTGCAGCAGTGGCCACTCAGAGCGGCTGCTTCGCCTCTGGGCAGGCTGTCTGCTTGCAGGCTTCACTTGCATGGCATTGGTGTGTGTAAGCAGCGGCGAGGTGCTCCACAAGAGCGATCATTTTGGACACTTTAACGATGCGCTGAAGTTCGCCTTTGCGGAGCTGGCAGTACTAAGCATTTACTGGGAAACAATTTTTCATCGCCGGCACTTAAGTCGCTTTTGGCAGCTGCATACGATGATGGGCACACCTGCCAAGCTAGGAcgttatttatgcatgttttATGGCACGCTAAGCTTTgagttgatgctgctgctcatgctggTGTATGTgcaacagctaacgcgtcagcTGTTTCTCTTCTGGTGCACCTTTCAGCCGTTTGTGTTCTTGGCGCATTTGCGTAATACGCAGTTTGTGCTGCAtttggagctgctgcgtcaACAGCTATTGCAGCTGGAACGTGAGCTGGCCTTGCTGGCGGAGTATTCCAACTTTGCTCAACGTTTTGACGGCTTTGAGTGCTATATGCGACGACGACTGCGCCAGCAACAGTTAAACTATGCGCGCATTTATGACATGTGCGTTTGTTTTAGCAGCTGTTTTAGCTATTCTGTGCTCACGGTGCTGCTCATGATCTTCATACGCATCGCCGTCGATtgttattttatgtattacaCCATCTACAATAATATAGACAACATAG AttactatttgttgttgccggccATTCTGGAAATACCTGCATTCATATTTACATCGCAATCCTGCATGAGACTTGTCCCACGCATTGCGTTTCAATTGCATAATATTCTCTGCAGTTCATCCTCGCTTTCCCTGCAGGTTAATATATTACACCTTTTTTTCGCACAATTTAAGtgcatattttcttttagctcCAAAACTTTTCATTGCAAATTCTGCATCAGCCGGTGCGCTTCGATTGTTTTGGAACTATAG
- the LOC108606928 gene encoding WW domain-containing adapter protein with coiled-coil homolog isoform X2, giving the protein MVMHARKPQRMNDGYFEKHTSHTSYQSSKYSSSKREYERDRSSNYRDRDISPGGGSGGGGGGGGGGGGGGGSGAGGPPLNNGNSYRSQSPDIDSPSLRSHDLRERNDHRSGGSGVGNNERYFIQKMRDRDREVFRKDKYADKRDRRGNDREAESYRTNHDRGDRRGGGGGGGGVGAKLCSTRDNDKRSGSDDRERERERDLRDKRDRGADRERDMYKKDKYTDKRDRSDRGERVARYGDWSEHVSSSGKMYYYNCKTEVSQWEKPKEWVDRERNAPRDQHRDKDYREKDRDRERDRDDRFTRSAYKHSNSSRDNSRLRWNYDNDGGPPSHRRRLDGRHNDNADMDISGDSTPTSEASYSMSGTPNAHCLQSGEQPLISVLPRLASHPNSSAVITPLGVHYGTNSSGSGVSAGAGGINVAVNSSSGGGGGGGPVSGATMLPSGLASVPANSTNSSLRNSVVGHIGSTSSTTVPTLVNQEHHLNSNAPGPPGKLLHNASKESSLSMHRQKMHLSMSGLDVSHHHMLGGIVSSNASCNANAAGGSSSNSSSSLNQSMDAANHVYNAVNNVSSLCSLRDSRELNSSHCLPSHAHHNLSPSLNYTKSPIPTIVGHPNNVNASNAYTCTSFGLKSIDSTSATSAAAGSASALNCNNVGAGGSNCISNSVSGLSNVSGISVITSMGSNSLCNSIEGPPTPTQELDLSGTALDHHQQQNVAVAAAMAAAAAAAAAVAAVQASQQQQAAQMQLQRKLEGAATLSTLQSCVGVGSVQAANLRGPEISPKLAKYFRADLIAHVTNWQAEVLERQAQKCCEETHVFGDLNCTRICAELKCARSLVRSTEINATLQEQKIMYMRQQIRRIEESKTQNAFMSDDT; this is encoded by the exons ATGGTAATGCATGCTAGAAAACCGCAGCGTATGAACGATGg GTACTTTGAGAAGCATACCAGTCACACATCCTACCAG AGCTCAAAGTACAGCAGTTCAAAGCGCGAATATGAACGCGATCGTTCATCGAACTATCGCGATCGTGACATCTCGCCAGGCGGTGgtagcggcggcggcggaggaggaggaggtggtggcggcggcggcggaggcAGCGGCGCGGGAGGACCGCCTTTGAATAACGGCAATAGTTATCGTTCACAATCGCCGGATATCGATTCGCCATCATTGCGATCACACGATTTACGTGAACGCAACGATCAtcgcagcggcggcagcggcgttgGCAACAACGAGCGCTACTTTATACAGAAGATGCGCGATCGGGATCGTGAAGTGTTCAGAAAGGATAAATATGCGG ATAAACGCGATCGACGTGGCAATGATCGTGAGGCGGAATCGTATCGCACGAATCATGACAGGGGGGATCGtcgtggtggtggcggcggtggcggcggcgttggtGCCAAGCTCTGCTCGACGCGCGACAACGACAAACGCAGCGGTTCGGATGATCGtgaacgagagcgagagcgggaCTTGCGTGATAAGCGAGACAGAGGCGCCGATCGTGAACGGGACATGTATAAAAAGGACAAGTATACAG ATAAACGCGATCGCAGCGATCGGGGCGAGCGTGTGGCGCGCTATGGCGACTGGAGCGAGCATGTAAGCTCGTCTG GCAAAATGTATTACTACAACTGCAAAACGGAAGTTTCTCAGTGGGAAAAGCCCAAGGAGTGGGTGGACAGAGAAAG aaatgcGCCGCGTGATCAGCATAGGGATAAGGACTATCGTGAAAAGGATAGAGATCGGGAAAGAGATCGTGACGATCGCTTTACCAGATCGG CTTACAAACATTCCAATTCATCGCGGGACAATTCACGACTGAGATGGAATTATGACAACGATGGCGGTCCACCAAGCCATCGAAGACGTTTGGATG GTCGACATAACGATAATGCTGACATGGACATTAGCGGTGATTCGACCCCCACCTCCGAGGCGAGTTATTCAATGAGCGGCACGCCCAACGCGCACTGTTTGCAGTCGGGCGAGCAACCGCTGATTAGTGTGCTGCCACGCCTGGCCTCACATCCAAATAGCAGCGCAGTGATAACGCCACTGGGCGTACACTATGGCACCAATTCGAGTGGCAGCGGCGTTAGCGCTGGTGCCGGCGGCATTAACGTCGCTGTCAATAGCAgtagtggcggcggcggcggcggcggtccTGTCAGCGGTGCCACCATGCTGCCCAGCGGTTTGGCTTCGGTGCCCGCCAATAGCACGAACAGCAGCCTTAGAAACTCAGTTGTAGGCCACATTGGCTCCACCTCCAGC aCGACGGTACCGACGCTGGTCAATCAGGAGCATCATTTGAACTCGAATGCGCCCGGGCCGCCTGGCAAACTGCTGCATAATGCCAGCAAGGAGTCTTCGTTATCAATGCACCGCCAGAAAATGCACCTGAGTATGAGCGGGCTGGACGTCTCGCATCATCATATGCTGGGCGGCATCGTTAGCAGCAATGCCAGCTGCAATGCGAATGCTgctggtggcagcagcagcaacagcagcagtagcctCAATCAATCCATGGATGCAGCCAATCATGTCTACAATGCGGTCAACAATGTCAGCAGCTTATGCAGTTTAAG AGACAGCCGAGAACTGAACTCATCACACTGCTTACCATCGCATGCGCATCACAATTTGTCGCCATCGCTGAACTACACCAAGAGTCCCATACCCACAATTGTGGGCCATCCCAACAATGTGAATGCCAGCAATGCCTACACCTGCACGTCCTTTGGCCTCAAATCCATCGACTCGACGTCAGCCACATCAGCGGCCGCCGGCTCAGCCTCAGCGCTTAACTGCAACAATGTTGGCGCtggtggcagcaactgcatcAGCAATTCAGTTAGCGGCCTGAGTAATGTCAGCGGCATTAGCGTCATCACCTCAATGGGCAGCAATAGTCTATGTAATTCGATCGAGGGACCGCCGACGCCCACGCAGGAGTTAGATTTAAGTGGCACAGCTTTagatcatcatcagcagcaaaatgtggcagtggcagcggcaatggccgctgctgccgccgccgccgcagccgtGGCTGCTGTTCAAGCctcgcagcaacagcaggcggcgcaaatgcaactgcaacgcaAGC TCGAGGGTGCGGCTACATTAAGCACGTTGCAAAGCTGTGTGGGCGTCGGCTCAGTGCAGGCGGCCAATCTGCGCGGTCCTGAGATATCACCCAAGTTGGCCAAATACTTTCGTGCTGATCTGATTGCGCATGTTACCAACTGGCAGGCGGAAGTATTAGAGCGACAG gCGCAAAAGTGCTGCGAGGAGACGCACGTATTCGGCGACCTCAACTGCACGAGAATATGCGCGGAATTGAAATGTGCGCGTAGCCTAGTGCGCAGTACAGAGATCAACGCCACCTTGCAGGAACAGAA AATCATGTACATGCGCCAGCAAATCCGCCGCATTGAGGAGTCGAAGACTCAGAACGCTTTCATGTCTGACGATACTTAG
- the LOC108605104 gene encoding extensin has protein sequence MQLLLKLSLTLALATTLVQAFGNEYVHIKVHVPKEQAPAIAIDAEPHPPQKVIHHFHHHAPPPPPHGRGRGRGPPPPAKLKTSPLLESVILSDLDKPLHMSEHADYLNHAKELAEHLSETYVVKKPPAPPKKKVNTYTIIEEKQPPRHHGYDYEPHSHADAPVDTYRVQHYPRKHAPIHVTGPDDDDEDIGYPPASHHTHSHHKPPSNSYLAPEPAPVEELSEVDAGGYSYNPPAYAKSSHTPAHTLEAPDEQTHYGYEYSNNGFRPSPQLHNSRASSNYEDDIDAYAAPLPSSRRRRPNAVDWSPGHAQASSSGHSTGYHYPGPYL, from the coding sequence atgcagctgctgctgaaattaAGCCTAACGCTAGCATTGGCAACCACATTGGTGCAGGCTTTTGGCAACGAATATGTGCACATCAAGGTGCATGTGCCCAAGGAGCAGGCACCGGCCATAGCCATTGATGCCGAGCCGCATCCACCACAGAAAGTGATTCATCATTTCCATCATcatgcgccgccgccgccgccacatgGACGTGGTCGCGGACGTggaccgccgccgccagctaAGCTCAAGACCAGTCCACTGCTGGAGAGCGTTATACTCTCGGATCTGGATAAGCCATTGCATATGAGTGAGCATGCGGATTATTTGAATCACGCCAAGGAGCTGGCCGAGCATTTAAGCGAAACATATGTGGTCAAGAAACCGCCAGCGCCGCCCAAAAAGAAAGTCAACACTTATACCATCATTGAGGAGAAGCAACCACCACGTCATCATGGCTACGACTATGAGCCGCACTCGCATGCAGATGCCCCCGTGGACACGTATCGTGTGCAGCATTATCCACGCAAACATGCGCCCATCCATGTGACTGGgccagatgatgatgatgaggacaTTGGTTATCCACCAGCTAGCCATCATACGCATTCGCACCACAAGCCACCATCCAATTCGTATCTTGCACCGGAGCCAGCGCCTGTGGAGGAGCTCTCAGAAGTGGATGCAGGCGGCTATAGCTATAATCCACCAGCCTATGCCAAATCATCACATACGCCAGCCCATACGCTGGAGGCGCCAGATGAGCAAACTCATTATGGGTATGAATATTCCAACAACGGCTTTCGTCCCTCCCCGCAGCTGCACAACAgtcgcgccagcagcaactacgAGGATGACATTGATGCCTATGCAGCGCCGCTGCCTAGCTCTCGACGTCGTCGTCCCAATGCCGTAGACTGGTCGCCTGGGCATGCACAAGCTAGCAGCAGTGGACACTCCACTGGCTATCACTATCCTGGACCCTATCTCTAA
- the LOC108606092 gene encoding uncharacterized protein LOC108606092 isoform X2 — translation MMTINFLQRIRNHIILAPNEEYKQKVFKFMELSMQRRKKIMLLTQKNTNFTDGLQKQFPTTPIHLLIKVLFNRIEQAPTRLAELSGCTPRPDVVIFDMESLIGELLSRPILQQWDRQTTVRLIARLSAAFSNYSEVLHLCVPTKIVDCIVIMPKDPYPLTATQFRLLYGLYFIRFKVYTSFDEIDEVLREQHERQLRKEKERKFKS, via the exons ATGATGACGATAAA ctttttgcaGCGAATACGAAATCATATAATCTTGGCGCCAAATGAAGAATATAAGCAGAAAGTGTTCAAG TTTATGGAGCTATCAATGCAGCGCAGAAAGAAGATAATGCTGCTTACGCAGAAAAACACGAATTTTACCGACGGcctgcaaaaacaatttcccACGACTCCTATACATTTGCTGATTAAAGTCTTGTTCAATCGCATAGAACAAGCTCCGACTCGTCTGGCGGAACTCTCTGGTTGTACTCCGCGTCCAGACGTAGTCATATTTGATATGGAGTCGCTTATAGGAGAGCTCCTCAGTCGTCCTATACTGCAGCAATGGGATAGGCAGACAACTGTGCGTCTCATTGCCAGGCTGTCTGCAGCCTTTTCCAACTACAGTGAAGTATTGCATTTGTGCGTTCCAACAAAGATTGTGGATTGCATTGTTATAATGCCCAAGGATCCGTATCCATTGACTGCAACACAGTTTAGGCTGCTTTATGGACTTTACTTTATCAGATTTAAGGTCTACACCAGCTTTGACGAAATTGATGAAGTGCTACGTGAGCAGCATGAGCGACAGCTGCGCAAGGAGAAGGAAAGAAAGTTCAAGAGTTAG